DNA from Bacteroides zoogleoformans:
AGGAAAAGCCCCGCTGATTGCATTAACTGCGACGGCCACTCCTAAAGTGCAGCACGATATTCAGAAAAACCTGGGTATGGTAGAAGCGCAGGTATTCAAATCGTCGTTCAATCGTCCGAACCTCTATTATGAGGTGCGTTCTAAGACAGTAAACGTAGATAAAGATATCATCAAGTTCATTAAAAACAATCCCGAGAAATCCGGTATTATCTATTGTCTGAGCCGGAAGAAGGTGGAAGAGCTTGCTGAAATTTTACAGGCGAACGGAATCAATGCCCGTGCCTATCATGCCGGAATGGATTCTGCCACACGGACACAGAATCAAGATGACTTCTTGATGGAGAAGATTGATGTGATCGTGACTACCATTGCCTTTGGTATGGGAATCGATAAGCCTGATGTGCGTTATGTCATCCATTACGATATCCCCAAAAGTCTGGAAGGATATTATCAGGAGACGGGACGTGCCGGAAGAGATGGAGGGGAAGGGCAGTGTATTACTTTCTATACCAATAAAGATTTGCAGAAACTTGAGAAGTTTATGCAAGGGAAGCCTGTCGCAGAGCAGGAAATAGGCAAGCAGCTTCTGCTGGAAACAGCTGCGTATGCTGAATCTTCTGTATGTCGCCGGAAGTCATTGCTTCATTATTTCGGTGAAGAATATACGGAGGAAAATTGTGGTAATTGTGACAACTGTTTAAACCCGAAAAAGCAAGTGGAAGCTCAAGAATTATTATGTACTGTGATTGAAACGATTCTCTCGGTAAAAGAAAATTTTAAAGCGGACTATATTATAGATGTAATACAAGGCAGAGAAACATCGGAGGTGCAAGCTCATCGGCACGAGGAGCTTGATGTGTTCGGCTCCGGTATGGACGAAGAGGATAAAACGTGGAATGCTGTCATTCGCCAAGCTCTCATTGCCGGTTATTTGAGTAAAGAAGTAGAAAACTACGGTTTGCTGAAAGTGACAGAGGATGGTAAAAAATTCCTCAAGCATCCTAAGTCGTTCAAGATAGTAGAAGACAATGATTTTGAGGATACGGAGGAAGAGGCACCTGCACGCGGAGGAGCTACATGTGCCGTAGATCCTACGTTGTACTCCATACTGAAAGATCTGCGCAAAAAACTGTCCAAGAAGTTGGAAGTGCCGCCTTATGTCATCTTTCAAGATCCTTCTTTGGAAGCAATGGCCACTATTTATCCGGTGACGCTGGATGAACTGCAAAACATTCCCGGCGTGGGAGCCGGTAAGGCCAAACGTTACGGCGAAGAGTTTTGCAAACTGATAAAACGCCATTGCGAGGAGAACGAGATAGAACGTCCGGAAGACTTGCGCGTGCGTACCGTAGCCAATAAATCAAAAATGAAAGTGGCCATTATTCAGGCCATTGACCGCAAGGTGGCATTGGATGATATTGCCATGTCAAAAGGTATTGAGTTTGAGGAATTGTTGGATGAAATAGAGGCGATTGTTTATTCGGGAACCAAGCTGAATATCGACTATTTTCTGGAAGACATCATGGATGAAGACCACATGCTTGATATCTATGATTACTTCAAGGAGTCTACGACCGACAAGATAGACGATGCTTTGGATGAACTGGGAGATGACTTTACGGAAGAAGAAGTTCGTTTGGTGCGTATCAAATTTATCTCAGAGATGGCAAATTGATTGTTTTTGTTGGTCAGTAAGTGAAAATTTATTGGGTGCAGATATATACGGAATGGAATAAAAAACGTATATTTGCACGCAATAAATTTTAAACGCATAACCCTATGTCATTTATTGCTGATAAGATTGTTATGGATGGGTTGACGTACGATGATGTATTGTTAATTCCTGCTTATTCTGAGGTACTTCCCAAAACAGTCGAGCTCTCGACTAAGTTTTCACGCAACATTGAGTTGAAAGTTCCATTTGTGACTGCTGCCATGGACACGGTTACCGAAGCGAAGATGGCCATTGCCATTGCCCGCGAAGGTGGTATCGGAGTTATTCATAAAAATATGTCTATTGAGGAACAGGCACGTCAAGTCGCTATTGTGAAGCGTGCTGAAAATGGTATGATTTACGACCCGGTGACTATTAAGAGAGGTTCTACCGTGTCTGATGCTTTGGCTCTGATGAGTGAATACAAAATCGGTGGTATCCCGGTTGTGGATGATGAAGGCTATTTGGTGGGAATTGTAACTAACCGCGACCTCCGCTTTGAGAGGGAGCTTCACAAGCATATCGATGAGGTAATGACAAAGGAGAATATTGTTACTACCAATCAGACTACGGACTTGGAGGCTGCCGCTCAAATCTTGCAAGAGCATAAGATTGAAAAACTTCCGGTGGTTGATAAGGATAACAAGCTGGTGGGGCTGATCACCTATAAAGACATTACCAAAGCCAAAGACAAACCGATGGCTTGCAAGGATGCCAAAGGCCGTCTTAGGGTTGCAGCCGGAGTGGGTGTTACGGATGATACGTTGGAACGTATGCGGGCTCTTGTGGATGCAGGGGCGGATGCCATTGTTATCGATACGGCCCACGGGCATTCCAAGTTTGTGATTGAAAAATTGAAAGAGGCCAAAAAGCATTTCCCGAATATTGATGTCGTGGTAGGCAATATCGCTACCGGTGAGGCGGCAAAGGCATTGGCTGAGGCCGGTGCCGACGGAGTGAAAGTGGGCATTGGCCCGGGTTCTATCTGTACGACTCGCGTGGTTGCCGGTGTAGGCGTGCCGCAGTTGTCGGCTGTATATGATGTGGCAAAGGCTTTGAAAGGTACAGGTGTTCCTTTGATTGCCGATGGCGGTTTGCGCTATTCCGGTGATGTGGTGAAAGCCTTGGCTGCCGGCGGTTACAGTGTGATGATAGGTTCGCTGGTTGCCGGGACGGAGGAATCACCGGGTGAAACGATTATCTTTAATGGTCGTAAATTCAAATCCTACCGTGGCATGGGATCTTTGGAAGCGATGGAGCATGGATCTAAAGACCGTTATTTCCAAAGTAGTACAAGCGATGTGAAGAAATTGGTTCCGGAGGGCATTGCCGCTCGTGTGCCTTATAAGGGAACTCTTTATGAAGTGATTTATCAGCTGACCGGCGGTCTGCGTGCCGGTATGGGTTATTGTGGCGCTGCCAATATTGAGCGGCTGCATGATGCGAAATTTACTCGCATCACCAACGCCGGTGTGTTGGAAAGCCATCCGCATGATGTGTCTATCACTAGCGAGGCACCGAATTACAGCCGTCCTGAGTAAGATGGGGTGACGAGGGGCTTTATGAATGAAGTAGAAAAAATGCGCAGTTCCCAGTTGGCGGACATGTCTGCTCCGGAGATTCAGGCGAAGTTTGAACATGCCAAAAGATTATTGGCCAAGATGCGTATGATGAGTATTTATGATGAGGCGTATCGCGGCGCATTAGAAGAACTGGTGCCGGGCATCCCTGCTACTTCCATTATCTGCCCTCCGTTCCATTGCGATCATGGAGATGGAATCAGGCTGGGGGAGCATGTCTTTGTAAATGCCAATTGTACTTTCTTGGACGGGGGATATATCACTATAGGGACTCATACATTGGTAGGTCCTTGTGTGCAAATATATACCCCTCATCATCCAATGGATTATATAGAGCGTCGCGGGGAAAAAGAGTATGCTTATCCGGTGACAATAGGCGAAGACTGCTGGATTGGTGGTGGTGTCATTCTGTGCCCGGGCGTGACGATTGGCGATCGTTGTATTATCGGTGCCGGTAGTGTGGTGACAAAAGATATACCGTCGGACAGTGTTGCTGTTGGCAATCCTGCCAAAGTTATTCGGAAGAATGAAGTTTTAAAGAGAGACAACTAACTGCTTGGTAGACAGTAGATATAAGCAAGTATGAGAAAAAAGTTTTAAAATAGAGTGCAAAAGTTTTGGTAGTGTCAAAATAAGCTGTACCTTTGCATCGCTTTTGAAACGAAAGTGTACGGGCGTTTAGCTCAGCTGGTTCAGAGCATCTGCCTTACAAGCAGAGGGTCGGCGGTTCGAATCCGTCAACGCCCACAAAAAGACCACACTTTCGTTTTTAGAAGGGCGTTTAGCTCAGCTGGTTCAGAGCATCTGCCTTACAAGCAGAGGGTCGGCGGTTCGAATCCGTCAACGCCCACAAAACCTAAAGGGTTGAAAATCTACAGTTTATATTAGTTGCGAGCTGGTGCGATTGCGTACCGGCTCGTTCGTGTTTATAGGATAACGGCTTATTTGACCCAATTTTACATCAAATAAGAGGCTTTTTTCTTATAACTATCTTATAACTTTTGCCACTTAACGCATCGCATACATTTTTTACTATTAAATAATTAATGTATGGCAACATTTAAAGCGGTAGTCTTCACCGGAGGAAAACACCTAAAGCAAGACGGAACAACCAATATAAAGATACGTATATATCATAACGGAGTATCACAATATATTCCTACTGAATACTACGTAAAGCCTGAATTAATGGGCAATGACGGTAATATAGTATCTTCCTCAGAAGAGGGCGAGGCATTGAATTATGAGTTGACAGAACTTATACAGAAATACAGAGGTGCTTATATCAAGCTCGGAATGTCGAGAACTTCTAAGATGAGCTGTGCAGAGTTAAAAGAAGAGATTGTAAAATTGGCTAATCCAGAATCGGAAATCATTGACTTTGTGGCATTTTCAAGGGAGATAATATCAAAAACGGTTAAAAGAAAAACCGCCGTTTGGTATGAATCGTCCCTCAATGCTTTTATCCGGTTTTATGGTTCTGACAGAATAGACGTAAAAGATGTGCGTGCCAAGAAATTGGAGGACTGGATGACATATTTAGCAAACAGTAAAGTGAATGGTTCAGAAAGATTAATGGAGCCTGGCACAATCAATAACTATATGCGTGGCATCAGGGCCTTGTATAATAGGGCAAGGATGTTTTATAACAATGAAGACTTTGATATAATAAAGATACCTGGTAATCCGTTTGTAAAGATTCGTATTCCTGAATACCGGAGGAAGAGAAAGAATCTGAAGGTGGAAGATATAGTCCGTATAAGCAGATCTAACTTTGATAGAGAGCGAACGAATATAGCAAGAGATATATTTATGGTGCAATTCTATCTAATGGGAATCAACCTGAATGACTTATTCAATATAAGAAGAGAGGTATATGGACGAATTGAATACGAGCGTTCAAAGGTTAACACGGTTAAAGATACGGCTAAGGTCATGTTGTCTGTACGGATAGAGCCGGAATGCAGAGAAATATTGAGAAAATATAGCAACGGATCCTTTCTTTCTTTCATTCGTGATCGGTATACGAATTACGATAATTTTCTGAAAGCCGTGAACAAGGAGCTGAAGGTTATATCATCGGAACTTAATCTTGGCGTTCCACTATCAACGAATTGGGCACGCCATAGCTGGGCGAGCATTGCGCGAAATAAAGCGGGAATAAGCAAGGCGGATGTAGACTTCTGTCTCGGGCACGTTAGTAACGAGTATAAGATGGCAGATATATACATAGAAACCGACTACTCTATTTGCGACCGTGCGAATAGGGCTGTTTTAGATTTAATGAAAAAAATATCATGAAAAATTTGCAGATATAAAAAGTAGCTGTATATTTGCATCGTATTAGTTGCGAGCCTGATAGGGATTTTATCCTTGTCAGGCTTTTTGTGTATATGTCCGTTATCTGAAACCCTTCTGTAAATCAATGCCTTGCGCCTTAAAAAAGACGCAAGTATGAAAATTACAGTAACCAAATCGGAGCTTCAAAACAAGCTCAAACTTGTAGGGAGGTTTATCGCCCCCAATAAAGTAAACCAACAATATGATAGTTTCCTTTTTGAGCGAAGGGGGGGGATTCTTCAGGTTACCGCCGCTGACGAAGGGGGCTGGATAAAGACCATCATTGAACATACCTCCGATACAGAGGAATTTCTTTTTTCAGTAAACGCAAAAACCTTTCTTGATGGTATCAATCAAATACCGGAACAGCCATTGATTATTTCATTGACAGATAAGAATACCTATTATGACTTATTGGTAGAGTATGC
Protein-coding regions in this window:
- the recQ gene encoding DNA helicase RecQ; this encodes MAGKKTNLTDQLKKYFGFDAFKGNQEAIMENLLAGNDTFVLMPTGGGKSLCYQLPSLLMEGTAIVISPLIALMKNQVDAMRNFSEEDGIAHFINSSLNKSAIDQVKADILSGKTKLLYVAPESLTKEENVEFLKTVKISFYAVDEAHCISEWGHDFRPEYRRIRPIINEIGKAPLIALTATATPKVQHDIQKNLGMVEAQVFKSSFNRPNLYYEVRSKTVNVDKDIIKFIKNNPEKSGIIYCLSRKKVEELAEILQANGINARAYHAGMDSATRTQNQDDFLMEKIDVIVTTIAFGMGIDKPDVRYVIHYDIPKSLEGYYQETGRAGRDGGEGQCITFYTNKDLQKLEKFMQGKPVAEQEIGKQLLLETAAYAESSVCRRKSLLHYFGEEYTEENCGNCDNCLNPKKQVEAQELLCTVIETILSVKENFKADYIIDVIQGRETSEVQAHRHEELDVFGSGMDEEDKTWNAVIRQALIAGYLSKEVENYGLLKVTEDGKKFLKHPKSFKIVEDNDFEDTEEEAPARGGATCAVDPTLYSILKDLRKKLSKKLEVPPYVIFQDPSLEAMATIYPVTLDELQNIPGVGAGKAKRYGEEFCKLIKRHCEENEIERPEDLRVRTVANKSKMKVAIIQAIDRKVALDDIAMSKGIEFEELLDEIEAIVYSGTKLNIDYFLEDIMDEDHMLDIYDYFKESTTDKIDDALDELGDDFTEEEVRLVRIKFISEMAN
- the guaB gene encoding IMP dehydrogenase, whose translation is MSFIADKIVMDGLTYDDVLLIPAYSEVLPKTVELSTKFSRNIELKVPFVTAAMDTVTEAKMAIAIAREGGIGVIHKNMSIEEQARQVAIVKRAENGMIYDPVTIKRGSTVSDALALMSEYKIGGIPVVDDEGYLVGIVTNRDLRFERELHKHIDEVMTKENIVTTNQTTDLEAAAQILQEHKIEKLPVVDKDNKLVGLITYKDITKAKDKPMACKDAKGRLRVAAGVGVTDDTLERMRALVDAGADAIVIDTAHGHSKFVIEKLKEAKKHFPNIDVVVGNIATGEAAKALAEAGADGVKVGIGPGSICTTRVVAGVGVPQLSAVYDVAKALKGTGVPLIADGGLRYSGDVVKALAAGGYSVMIGSLVAGTEESPGETIIFNGRKFKSYRGMGSLEAMEHGSKDRYFQSSTSDVKKLVPEGIAARVPYKGTLYEVIYQLTGGLRAGMGYCGAANIERLHDAKFTRITNAGVLESHPHDVSITSEAPNYSRPE
- a CDS encoding sugar O-acetyltransferase, translated to MNEVEKMRSSQLADMSAPEIQAKFEHAKRLLAKMRMMSIYDEAYRGALEELVPGIPATSIICPPFHCDHGDGIRLGEHVFVNANCTFLDGGYITIGTHTLVGPCVQIYTPHHPMDYIERRGEKEYAYPVTIGEDCWIGGGVILCPGVTIGDRCIIGAGSVVTKDIPSDSVAVGNPAKVIRKNEVLKRDN
- a CDS encoding phage integrase SAM-like domain-containing protein codes for the protein MATFKAVVFTGGKHLKQDGTTNIKIRIYHNGVSQYIPTEYYVKPELMGNDGNIVSSSEEGEALNYELTELIQKYRGAYIKLGMSRTSKMSCAELKEEIVKLANPESEIIDFVAFSREIISKTVKRKTAVWYESSLNAFIRFYGSDRIDVKDVRAKKLEDWMTYLANSKVNGSERLMEPGTINNYMRGIRALYNRARMFYNNEDFDIIKIPGNPFVKIRIPEYRRKRKNLKVEDIVRISRSNFDRERTNIARDIFMVQFYLMGINLNDLFNIRREVYGRIEYERSKVNTVKDTAKVMLSVRIEPECREILRKYSNGSFLSFIRDRYTNYDNFLKAVNKELKVISSELNLGVPLSTNWARHSWASIARNKAGISKADVDFCLGHVSNEYKMADIYIETDYSICDRANRAVLDLMKKIS